ATGTGCTATCATAAAATCAGGTTAAATTAGTACATGGAgagttagagaaaaaaaaatgctgaataacgTTGCTCAGCTCTGCTCAGTCAAGAGGGCTCGGGGAACGTGGGTTATCTGGGCAGgagagctaactgagctactagctagctggctagttCCAACCGACAAGACCGCTAAGAAACAGCCCCTGCTTGTGTTGGTTTCAGTGGCTGTTATGTCACTTTATGTCCTGGCTGCTAACATTACCGATAGCAGCACACTGTTAGCGCTCTGTTATTAGCATTTGCCAGGTCAACATGTTTCTATCTCCTTCACAAAATTACGTTTACCGAcacggctaacgttagctggtCTGATAACTGTCGTTTGTCGCTTCTGCTTCGCTAGTTGAAAACTTACCTGAAGTAAGGTTTGGAGCGTTCGCAggtctgatttgttttttgatgGATTTGTCTCGGTGGGTTGCTCAATCTGTACAAGCGAGGACCccataaaacacacagttacGCTAGCTGTTTATGCTAACCAGCGTTCTTCTTCTACGCCTTCTTCTCCGGCACCAGGTAAAGACATTATGGTGAGCTGACGCCGCCGCATGGACAGGAGTGGGACACCAGAAAATTGCAATGACAGCAGCTGGAGTGGTAAACAGGAGCAAAAACATGCAGCCGGGGTTGTAACACttcccaaaagtcatacttgagtaaaagcaaAAATACCGTGACCAATATTACATTGGTAAAAGTAAAGGTCACTTATACAAGTATATGTAGATTACAGTACATGTATACTGTATTCAATGGGTCGACCAACTATCTGCCTGCTTGATTATCAGATTTGATATTTAGCATTGTTCTGATTATTGGactattgtttttgtttttttcaatccaattgcaaataaaataaaaataaaaagtaattaaaaaaatgtacttttctggctctgatgctgcatgCAATCAGCAAAGTAACAACcaactcaagttattaaataaaataaaaggtagtggagtaaaaagtacaatattttcctccaacATGTAGTgcagtgaaagtataaagtagcagaaaatgaaaatactcaagtaaaatacactACATAAGTCGTTAAATATAAACTTACTGCCTGTACCATTAGGATGACATTGACATTATGGATGCTTTTCATGCAACATAATGTTTCAGACAATAGTGTCATTTCAACTGTACAGCAACAGCTTGCATAAAACACAATCGTCAGTTTGGTGTGGAAGAACTTAACTGGCCTGCACCCCGACTTTAACCTCTTCAAACCCTTGAATGAATGAGGATGAATTTGAACACCAACAGCAAACCAGGCCTTTAGTGCCTTTACCTCGCTGATCTTGTGGCTACTCAAGAGCGAATCACTGCAGCCAATGTTGAAACAAATCCAGTGGAAAGCCTTCCCTAAAGAGTGGAGGCTATTATAACAGCACATACATGTTCAAACACAGTCTATCAAACTTAAAGCAATGTCAtgtagaaattgacattttgtgtgatttgattAAGGTCAAGAAGTTAGATAatattgttataatgtgaaataaaaaattgtaACAATGACATCAAATGACCCGTGTTTTATTGACTTCAGTTTATTAGATAATTAGAATGTAAACACATTGTTTCACATCTTAATTTGCCCAAATCCATGTCACAGGTTCATTAAAGTGCCAAAATTTAAAAACGGCTTcacagaataaaaatgaaactaaatatCACATGATAAATGACCAGAAAGactaatattgtgtttttaataccACTATAAATAATCGAGTCAAGCAGCATGGCTTTTAAGAACGAACTGCATCCAATTAAGTCCAAGATCATACTTTTTCCCCATTCAGTTCATAACAGTGACTCTGCTTGCACAAAATTGCAGGCCCTAAACCATTAAGTAGTTCACATTATATGTAACACTGCTTCATAAACAACATTTCATTGTCTGAGCTCTTTCCTTCCCTTTTACATTACTGATAATACTCTTCACTGTGGcagaatgtttttcttcattaaacACAAGGCTGAGTTGAATCACTCAAAGTCATCCAGGAGTATTGATCTTTGCCATGGCCTGCTTCATCGTGTCTCTAGCAAGAGTGTAGCGCTTCACAATCTGCCGTACGTGCTCCTCTTCCTCACGCTTCAGGATCCGCAGGAAGTTGCACAACTCAGGAAAACTAAATGCGTCCCACTGTGGAGAAGAGACATTTCTCATTAAAAGCAGCGGTATGTATCAGCTTTTTATCAGCATATATTATAAGTTTATCGTATGAATGAATCCTCAGAGACAAATGGAAACTTACATTCACGTCCCCTGTGTTATTCTCTTTCAAAACCAGACTCAAGACTTTCTCACTGGGGCCAGCACACAAGCGCAGGTAGAGGGGACGCTCGTCGTCTGACAGTTTACGCATGCACACTAAGGGAAATAAAATTCAGCacttaaaaatgtcacatttaactgttttgtttttgcacattATTGAGGATTCTACCTTGACTTTGTCTCTCAGAGCGTTCAAACAGGGCAAACTTGGCTGGGTTGTCCACCACAGTGAACTTGTTGAGCAACGCCTCGATGACTTCTCGCACACGCGTTTGGGAGCTTATATGCAGGTGCTTGGCAGTGTCTTTGGGGAGGTAGAAAGACGTCCGCCGTTTCAGCAGTCTGCCCCGCTGATCCTCCTCCTGTGACGCGCAGAGGCTCTgacgaggagggagggagatgggACGGACTAACTGAAAGTGGACCTTGATGAAACCAGTGTAGGACCCATCTTTATTCTGCAAGGTAGACAGAGTTAGTTTGCAAGAATGTAAGAAATGGACTCAATATTAAAAAAGTCAGCAAACTattacaaatgaaaatacagtcacTCACGACCACCATGTAGAGATTGCTGTTGGTCTGTGCATTATACTCCTTAACCTTGTGTTGAATCTCACTAACAGTCAGCTTCTGTTTACCCCAGTCAATCTGTTCatcctaaaaaaagaaaagaggagagagttcAGCAAATAGGTCACATACTGTCAGCAGAAAGCTTGTCCTCACAAGTGACAGGGAGCAGATGAatgcaaataaaagtaaaatgaattCAAGCTCTTTGTCTGTAGCTAGAGAAAGACATGATTTAATTTAGTTAACCaaacagaaagtaaaaacaGTCGTGTGCCTATAGGACTGATGAGTTCCACATCCACACCGCTGATCTTCTGACCTTGCGAAAGAAAGACGTACGTGCAGTAAAATAAACTTCCAGCTCCGAGCTGCTGCTGTCCTCCTCACTTGCTATTCTTCCCCAGGTCATCTCCAAGCTTCAGGTTTTGATATATTGGCTGATTGTGCCATattaaatgtggttatcaaacgcttgtgacaaagatatgtaacaagGGCAGGATAACAATAAACTCTGTTGACTAAAACAACCCCAGTGCAATGAAAcggtaaacttcactgggaatttaataattataaattaatcCAGCACCCTTTTCTGgattataatctctaaaaactCATATTGTTGCATACTGGGCAAGACATATGCCAATACGGATATATCTGTGAAAGGCCAATATCAGTCGGGCTGTACATATCACCTGATCCTACAAATCCTGGTTTATAGTGTGATCCAGTAGATGGGTCAGAACTGTTGTGCAAACAACGTGGATTTATGACTCTGTCTTGCCCCGTGTTAACAACGCAGgctgagtgtgaatgtgtggggATGTTTTCTGTGCAAACATTGGTACGTCTCTCAATGGCAAGTCTTTTTCAAATCCTAAATGCAAAGGGTACAGGGTCCTCGAACTAATCTAAAAACAATTTACTCCAAACTTATAACCGAATACAActggaggaaaaataaacaattatggTGGGGGGTTACTTGCTACCGAGCCTATATTTACCTTCGTCTAGTAAACACAAAAGGTGTTGCACTTAGGAAACTTCGACCTCTCGTCAGTGACTGCTCGTTTCCATCTTTGGTTGGATCATCCGTACTACTTGAGCCAGAAAAAGGCCAAAATCCTTTGGATTTGGAGCCGCTACCACCCatcttcagctgcagcacattatTTTCTCGGGTCACAGGACTGCCAGTAGTGCTACAGTGTGACTGTACCAGATGAATATGAAACCTATGAAAAGTGACACATGAAAGAGATGAGTTAAGTCCCTTTACAACACAAGCAAAATCTTTTTACAATCAACATCCTATTTTATACTAGCATTTCTCCTTTCCGTTGCTTTGAATCAATGTCATTGCAAATGAGGTCACCCCTCAATGATCTCACGAGTATAACTAAAGGTCGATtgaaagataaagaaaaacaacaagttaGTTACACGTTTATTGGTATCTCACACCATTTTAAATCTGTGCACAAAGTGAGTGGCACCACAGACATATTAAACCTTCAAtatgtaaatgaaaacaaatagacTACACCTCACTACAACACACATGTGCATTTGCATTTATAGCCAGTGTAAGAAGATACAGTAGATGCCATTATTCAAGTGACCTCATTGCCAACATGGTAGACACAGTACAAGGCCCATGCTGACTCCTGCTAAGATATACTTCCAGTCATATATCCTATGTCCATATGTCAGAATGTAGCAGGCTATTTACATGACAGTGTAACCAGACAATACAGCATCACATTAACGTAAAGCCTGGCATCACTTCTACTATGTGCTATCATAAAATCAGGTTAAATTAGTACATGGAgagttagagaaaaaaaaatgctgaataacgTTGCTCAGCTCTGCTCAGTCAAGAGGGCTCGGGGAACGTGGGTTATCTGGGCAGgagagctaactgagctactagctagctggctagttCCAACCGACAAGACCGCTAAGAAACAGCCCCTGCTTGTGTTGGTTTCAGTGGCTGTTATGTCACTTTATGTCCTGGCTGCTAACATTACCGATAGCAGCACACTGTTAGCGCTCTGTTATTAGCATTTGCCAGGTCAACATGTTTCTATCTCCTTCACAAAATTACGTTTACCGAcacggctaacgttagctggtCTGATAACTGTCGTTTGTCGCTTCTGCTTCGCTAGTTGAAAACTTACCTGAA
This Pagrus major chromosome 6, Pma_NU_1.0 DNA region includes the following protein-coding sequences:
- the LOC140998332 gene encoding ras association domain-containing protein 1-like, producing the protein MVVNKDGSYTGFIKVHFQLVRPISLPPRQSLCASQEEDQRGRLLKRRTSFYLPKDTAKHLHISSQTRVREVIEALLNKFTVVDNPAKFALFERSERQSQVCMRKLSDDERPLYLRLCAGPSEKVLSLVLKENNTGDVNWDAFSFPELCNFLRILKREEEEHVRQIVKRYTLARDTMKQAMAKINTPG